One genomic window of Azospirillum thermophilum includes the following:
- a CDS encoding ATP-binding protein produces MNRRRVVALVGLSGVGKSTHLKAARGKIVFEHLQASELIKEERERQNNEPIDRDLLRGGNIDENQALLVSGFMRRAPKEGLVVLDGHVVIDTPTGLTEIPPSVFLSIGVSRFLALVDDVRNIALRRSSDSQRKRPLRSIEELAEHQERSVLAAYRAALALGAPLFVLPLTEDLDIAALLDL; encoded by the coding sequence ATGAACAGGAGAAGAGTTGTAGCTTTGGTAGGCCTATCGGGTGTTGGGAAATCTACGCATCTCAAAGCCGCTCGGGGCAAAATAGTGTTCGAGCATCTACAAGCTAGCGAGCTTATAAAGGAAGAGAGAGAAAGACAGAATAACGAGCCTATCGATCGCGACCTCCTGCGAGGGGGAAATATTGATGAAAATCAGGCCCTTCTGGTATCAGGATTTATGAGGCGCGCACCAAAAGAAGGGTTAGTTGTCCTCGATGGCCATGTTGTTATTGATACACCGACCGGCTTGACGGAAATCCCGCCGTCTGTTTTCTTATCCATCGGCGTTTCTCGTTTCTTGGCTTTGGTTGATGACGTTAGAAATATTGCGTTGCGACGCTCATCGGATAGCCAAAGAAAAAGGCCTCTGCGATCGATAGAGGAATTGGCTGAGCATCAGGAACGATCTGTTCTCGCCGCCTATCGCGCTGCGCTAGCTCTTGGTGCACCCTTGTTCGTTCTCCCCTTAACTGAAGATCTAGATATTGCCGCGCTTCTTGATCTATGA
- a CDS encoding GNAT family N-acetyltransferase encodes MSTQTYLIDTNVIIHLEDNRTVEPAFSAFTSLAAKHKVDIFVHEAARDDVSRDKNAARQAISLSKLNKFQTLSKVRGLTIADLSRYFGPLPKHNDIVDATLLHALHIGAADFLVTQDRELHERARRHSAELGRRVLYVADAVHLLRTTFEPIEAPVRFIDEVHAHSIPLTDSIFDSLREDYAGFDMWWTEKCVKQRRLCWIIEDEGVAGLLIRKDETGTDTDATEKANKILKICTLKVRPERRGLKLGELLLKKVFWFAQKNKYDVIYITTYVGQTSLIDLLEYFGFRHTATKHDGERIYEKRMSGCIFIPEGDQNRFDIHRLNYPRFVIDQNTAAFGIPIKEGYHDILYPDLRQQAQLDLFGALGMGGGPRRPGNTIRKVYLCRAPSNLGPPGSILFFYKGKSQWPPSQAISAVGVLEDVRYARSTRELLQMTGGRSVYSEKDLEGWHASFESPVKVINYLLAAYVDPPIGLKRLKELNVISQHPPQSIFRISHSCLDDLLAHIDLGYKT; translated from the coding sequence ATGAGCACACAAACTTATCTGATTGATACAAATGTGATCATTCATCTTGAAGACAATAGAACCGTAGAGCCGGCCTTTTCTGCGTTCACAAGCCTTGCGGCAAAGCACAAAGTTGATATTTTTGTTCATGAGGCCGCTCGTGATGATGTTAGCCGCGATAAAAATGCCGCTCGCCAGGCTATTTCACTAAGCAAATTAAATAAATTCCAAACTTTATCAAAGGTACGCGGGCTAACTATTGCGGATCTTTCGCGCTATTTTGGGCCCCTGCCGAAACACAATGATATTGTGGATGCCACTCTACTACATGCACTCCACATTGGCGCAGCCGATTTTCTTGTCACACAAGACAGAGAATTGCACGAACGGGCAAGGCGACACTCAGCCGAACTCGGGCGGAGAGTGCTTTACGTAGCAGATGCGGTCCACCTTCTTCGAACTACCTTTGAGCCTATTGAAGCCCCTGTAAGATTTATTGATGAAGTCCATGCTCATTCCATTCCTCTGACAGACTCTATTTTTGACAGCCTCCGAGAGGACTATGCCGGCTTTGATATGTGGTGGACAGAGAAGTGCGTAAAGCAGCGGCGCTTATGCTGGATCATTGAAGATGAGGGTGTTGCCGGGCTCCTTATTAGAAAAGATGAAACAGGAACAGATACTGACGCAACCGAGAAAGCCAACAAGATACTCAAGATCTGCACACTTAAGGTTCGGCCGGAGAGGCGCGGCCTCAAGCTTGGCGAGCTTCTTCTGAAGAAAGTATTTTGGTTTGCTCAAAAGAATAAATATGATGTAATTTACATTACTACATATGTTGGCCAAACATCTCTGATTGACTTGCTTGAATATTTTGGCTTTAGGCACACCGCCACAAAACATGATGGCGAAAGAATATACGAGAAGCGCATGTCAGGATGCATTTTCATCCCAGAAGGCGATCAAAATCGCTTCGACATCCACCGTCTGAACTACCCACGCTTTGTGATTGATCAGAATACAGCGGCATTCGGCATTCCGATCAAAGAAGGTTACCATGATATCCTTTATCCAGATCTACGGCAGCAAGCTCAGTTAGATCTTTTTGGGGCGCTTGGAATGGGAGGAGGTCCACGACGCCCAGGTAATACAATACGGAAAGTGTACCTTTGCCGAGCCCCGTCCAACTTAGGGCCGCCCGGCTCGATTTTATTCTTCTACAAAGGAAAATCCCAATGGCCGCCGTCACAGGCTATATCAGCGGTTGGCGTGCTCGAAGACGTTCGTTATGCCCGATCTACTAGAGAATTACTTCAGATGACCGGCGGAAGGTCGGTGTATAGTGAAAAAGATCTCGAAGGCTGGCATGCATCTTTCGAATCCCCTGTCAAGGTAATCAATTATTTGCTTGCGGCATATGTTGATCCGCCTATTGGCCTGAAGAGGTTGAAGGAGTTGAATGTTATTTCGCAGCACCCTCCGCAGTCAATATTCCGGATATCACACTCTTGCCTTGATGATCTTCTTGCACACATTGATCTTGGATATAAAACATGA
- a CDS encoding helix-turn-helix domain-containing protein, whose protein sequence is MRSDERAFVDAVRVGDGDAGRVVGQSLKALRQAAGLTQFEMAQRLGIGQAAVSKIEQRGDVQISSLQRYVEALGASLRIDAVFPVHSELGVRIQSELGGHADGGAQYILPIFEDQIEEQSAKRDIILSIKPIYSKKIFQGIKTIELRRRFPLSGAEGSIVYIYSTSPEMALIGAARIDNVERLPLAALWRKHGKSASIQKSEFDKYFGGLDEGVALKLSEARQFTRPLGLPELKERFGFKAPQSFFYAKPNLQKALRNEHTNLSD, encoded by the coding sequence ATGAGGTCGGATGAGCGCGCATTTGTCGATGCTGTCCGGGTTGGGGACGGCGACGCAGGGCGCGTCGTCGGCCAATCTCTCAAAGCGTTGCGACAAGCTGCAGGGCTAACCCAGTTTGAGATGGCCCAACGTCTAGGCATTGGCCAAGCTGCAGTCTCCAAAATCGAACAGCGAGGGGATGTCCAAATCTCCTCTCTACAGCGCTATGTCGAGGCTCTTGGCGCTAGTCTGCGCATAGATGCGGTGTTTCCAGTTCATTCTGAGCTTGGCGTGCGAATTCAATCCGAACTTGGTGGGCATGCTGATGGTGGGGCTCAATATATTCTTCCAATTTTTGAGGATCAGATTGAGGAACAATCTGCGAAGCGCGACATAATACTCAGCATAAAGCCAATATACTCAAAAAAAATATTCCAAGGCATTAAAACTATTGAATTGAGGCGGCGCTTCCCACTATCTGGTGCGGAAGGCTCTATAGTTTATATTTATTCGACCTCCCCGGAAATGGCGTTGATTGGAGCCGCTAGAATAGACAATGTCGAACGCCTTCCGCTTGCCGCCTTGTGGAGGAAGCACGGAAAATCTGCATCAATTCAGAAATCTGAATTTGATAAATACTTTGGTGGCCTTGACGAGGGTGTTGCATTAAAGCTTTCAGAAGCACGCCAGTTTACGCGACCATTGGGCTTGCCGGAGTTGAAGGAACGGTTTGGATTCAAGGCTCCGCAATCTTTTTTCTACGCCAAGCCCAATCTTCAAAAGGCGCTCCGAAATGAGCACACAAACTTATCTGATTGA
- a CDS encoding AMP-binding protein — translation MFASAHVDSFARDRLPPPDLWPELLLDNPDVTYPERLNCVVRLLDERIAQGWGGRPCLFSLTEAWTYGELAERVNRIASVLVGRLGMVPGNRVLLRGANTPMMVAAYLAVMKAGGIAVATMPLLRAGELVLPIEKAEVALALCDHRLMEELETARHSAPRLARIVSFGSADAELERMMADAPPDFAACDTAQDDVCLLGFTSGTTGGPKATMHFHRDVMAIADTYGRHVLRATAEDRFIGSPPLAFTFGLGGLVIFPLAVGASTVLLERVGPDDLLEAIARFRATVLFTAPTAYRALLARRAPDALRSLRRCVSAGEHLPLATFTAWTEVTGIPLMDGIGATEMLHIFIGSPPDRIRPGSTGQPVPGFQAKIVDDEGRDCPPGTPGNLVVRGPTGCRYLDDPRQTRYVRDGWNWTGDTYVADADGYFWYQARSDDMIVSAGYNIAGPEVERALMTHPAVAECAVIGTPDPDRGMVVTAFVVAAPGITTGDALVRSLQDHVKAQIAPYKYPRRIEFLDELPKTPSGKLQRVALRRRYGTAPG, via the coding sequence ATGTTCGCCTCTGCCCACGTCGACAGCTTCGCCCGCGACCGCCTGCCGCCGCCGGACCTGTGGCCGGAGCTGTTGCTGGACAATCCCGACGTCACCTATCCGGAGCGGCTGAACTGCGTCGTCCGGCTGCTCGACGAGCGGATCGCCCAGGGCTGGGGCGGGCGGCCCTGCCTGTTCTCCCTCACCGAAGCCTGGACCTACGGCGAGCTGGCGGAGCGGGTGAACCGCATCGCCTCGGTGCTGGTCGGGCGGCTCGGGATGGTGCCGGGCAACCGGGTGCTGCTACGCGGGGCCAACACGCCGATGATGGTCGCCGCCTATCTCGCAGTGATGAAGGCCGGCGGCATCGCCGTCGCCACCATGCCCCTGCTGCGCGCCGGGGAGCTGGTGCTGCCGATCGAAAAGGCGGAGGTCGCCCTGGCGCTCTGCGACCACCGGCTGATGGAGGAGCTGGAGACGGCGCGGCACTCGGCGCCGCGGCTCGCCCGCATCGTCTCCTTCGGCAGCGCCGACGCGGAGCTGGAGCGGATGATGGCCGACGCCCCGCCCGACTTCGCCGCCTGCGACACCGCGCAGGACGACGTCTGCCTGCTGGGCTTCACCTCCGGCACCACCGGCGGGCCGAAGGCGACCATGCATTTCCACCGCGACGTGATGGCCATCGCCGACACCTACGGCCGGCATGTGCTGCGGGCGACGGCGGAGGACCGCTTCATCGGGTCGCCGCCGCTGGCCTTCACCTTCGGGCTCGGCGGGCTGGTGATCTTCCCGCTGGCGGTCGGCGCCTCCACCGTGCTGCTGGAACGGGTGGGGCCGGACGACCTGCTGGAGGCCATCGCGCGCTTCCGGGCGACCGTCCTGTTCACCGCCCCCACCGCCTATCGCGCCCTGCTGGCCCGCCGGGCGCCGGACGCGCTGAGGAGCCTGCGGCGCTGCGTCTCCGCCGGGGAGCATCTGCCGCTCGCCACCTTCACCGCCTGGACGGAGGTGACGGGCATCCCGCTGATGGACGGCATCGGCGCCACCGAAATGCTGCACATCTTCATCGGCAGCCCGCCGGACCGCATCCGGCCGGGATCGACCGGCCAGCCGGTGCCGGGATTCCAGGCGAAGATCGTCGATGACGAGGGGCGCGACTGCCCACCCGGCACGCCCGGCAATCTGGTGGTGCGCGGGCCGACCGGCTGCCGCTATCTCGACGATCCGCGGCAGACGCGCTATGTGCGCGACGGCTGGAACTGGACCGGCGACACCTATGTCGCCGACGCCGATGGCTATTTCTGGTACCAGGCGCGCTCCGACGACATGATCGTCTCGGCCGGCTACAACATCGCCGGGCCGGAGGTGGAACGCGCGCTGATGACCCATCCCGCCGTCGCCGAATGCGCCGTCATCGGCACGCCGGACCCCGACCGCGGCATGGTGGTGACCGCCTTCGTCGTCGCCGCTCCGGGCATCACCACCGGCGACGCGCTGGTCCGCAGCCTGCAGGACCATGTGAAGGCGCAGATCGCCCCCTACAAATACCCCCGCCGCATCGAGTTCCTCGACGAGCTGCCCAAGACGCCGAGCGGCAAGCTGCAGCGCGTGGCGCTGCGCCGGCGATACGGGACGGCGCCGGGCTGA
- a CDS encoding acyltransferase family protein yields MRYRRDVDGLRTVAVVPVILSHAGIPLFGGGFVGVDVFFVISGFLITALIAEEIREGRFSLLSFYERRVRRILPALAAVLLVSWLLAAAILLPNDFREFAGSVVAAALSVSNIFFWRQSGYFDDQAVFKPLLHTWSLAVEEQFYILFPLLLLLVWRFAKGRWSVALLPVLAASFALAVWGVAHKPDAAFFLAPTRAWELLLGALLAVGAVPPLRSRILAEGAGLLGLGLIGWSVLTFHGAMEFPGINALYPCLGAALLIHSGTRDTAAARLLSTRPMVFTGRISYSLYLWHWPLLVFAGYLAFRPLTGWETAGVIAATVLLSVLSWRYVEQPFRRGAPLLPGRRVFAGAAAALLLACLAGAHGLTTGGWTGRFAPQVAEVSAVAGMRDPEALACQDRRPADIAQGRLCVIGAPEAQETWLYWGDSHAIAFQHLYDEALRATGRKALVVGYNGCAPLFGIHRADYPLPCHAVAEAVKALIGRTGIRTVVMTAFWTGYYHDTVQSDGSGADTAAVLDAAVARTLRDLAGQGVRVHLADPVPGARHNAPRAMAASLAWHRPIDGGFTAAEYQERNRRLLAAIEQNGASLHARLSLWRRLCGEGTCRYGEDGLPLYFDDNHPAKGRFAFAREDIRRFVAGGSALAAKQDSAKPE; encoded by the coding sequence ATGCGCTACAGACGGGATGTCGACGGGCTGCGCACCGTCGCTGTCGTGCCGGTCATTCTGTCCCACGCCGGCATTCCGCTGTTCGGCGGCGGCTTCGTCGGGGTGGACGTGTTCTTCGTCATCTCCGGCTTCCTCATCACCGCGCTGATCGCCGAGGAGATCCGGGAGGGCCGCTTTTCCCTGCTGTCCTTCTACGAGCGGCGGGTGCGCCGCATCCTGCCGGCCCTGGCGGCCGTGCTGCTGGTCTCCTGGCTGCTCGCGGCGGCGATCCTGCTGCCCAACGATTTCCGGGAGTTCGCCGGCAGCGTCGTCGCCGCAGCGCTGTCGGTCTCCAACATCTTCTTCTGGCGGCAGTCCGGCTATTTCGACGATCAGGCGGTGTTCAAGCCGCTGCTCCACACCTGGTCGCTGGCGGTGGAGGAACAGTTCTACATCCTCTTCCCGCTGCTCCTGCTGCTGGTCTGGCGCTTCGCCAAAGGGCGCTGGAGCGTCGCGCTGCTGCCGGTGCTGGCGGCCTCCTTCGCGCTCGCCGTCTGGGGGGTGGCGCACAAGCCGGACGCCGCCTTCTTCCTCGCGCCGACGCGGGCGTGGGAGCTTCTGCTGGGCGCCCTGCTGGCGGTGGGGGCGGTGCCGCCGCTGCGCAGCCGCATCCTGGCCGAGGGGGCGGGGCTGCTCGGGCTCGGCCTGATCGGGTGGAGCGTCCTCACCTTCCACGGCGCCATGGAGTTCCCCGGAATCAACGCGCTCTATCCCTGCCTGGGGGCGGCCCTGCTGATCCACAGCGGGACCCGGGACACCGCGGCGGCCCGGCTGCTCTCCACCCGGCCGATGGTGTTCACCGGGCGGATTTCCTACTCGCTCTATCTCTGGCACTGGCCGCTGCTGGTCTTCGCGGGCTATCTCGCCTTCCGGCCGCTGACCGGGTGGGAGACCGCGGGCGTCATCGCGGCGACCGTCCTGCTGTCGGTGCTGTCCTGGCGCTATGTCGAGCAGCCCTTCCGCCGCGGCGCTCCGCTGCTGCCCGGCCGCCGGGTGTTCGCCGGGGCGGCGGCGGCGCTGCTGCTGGCCTGCCTGGCCGGCGCCCACGGCCTGACGACCGGCGGCTGGACCGGCCGCTTCGCCCCGCAGGTGGCGGAGGTGAGCGCCGTCGCCGGGATGCGCGATCCGGAAGCGCTCGCCTGCCAGGACCGCAGGCCGGCGGACATCGCGCAGGGGCGCCTCTGCGTCATCGGCGCGCCCGAGGCGCAGGAGACCTGGCTCTATTGGGGCGATTCCCACGCCATCGCCTTCCAGCACCTCTATGACGAGGCCCTGCGCGCCACGGGCAGGAAGGCGCTGGTCGTCGGCTACAACGGCTGCGCTCCGCTGTTCGGCATCCACCGCGCCGACTACCCGCTGCCCTGCCACGCGGTGGCCGAGGCGGTGAAGGCGCTGATCGGCCGGACCGGCATCCGCACCGTCGTGATGACCGCCTTCTGGACCGGCTATTACCACGACACGGTGCAGAGCGACGGCAGCGGCGCCGACACCGCGGCGGTGCTCGACGCGGCGGTGGCCCGCACCCTGCGCGATCTGGCGGGGCAGGGGGTGCGGGTGCATCTGGCCGATCCGGTTCCCGGCGCCCGCCACAACGCCCCGCGCGCCATGGCCGCCAGCCTCGCCTGGCACCGCCCGATCGACGGCGGCTTCACCGCCGCCGAGTACCAGGAGCGCAACCGCCGCCTGCTGGCGGCCATCGAGCAGAACGGCGCGAGCCTGCACGCCCGCCTGTCGCTGTGGCGGCGGCTGTGCGGCGAGGGCACCTGCCGCTATGGCGAGGACGGGCTGCCGCTCTATTTCGACGACAACCACCCGGCAAAGGGCCGTTTCGCCTTCGCCCGCGAGGACATCCGCCGCTTCGTCGCCGGCGGCTCCGCCCTGGCCGCGAAGCAGGATTCGGCGAAACCGGAGTAG
- a CDS encoding HpcH/HpaI aldolase family protein, whose amino-acid sequence MSVIADLARRLAAGQPLFSAWCGTPDAGIAELLAGEGFDAVVLDMQHGPIGFETMTQMIAGVAALGRPSIVRVPVEAFATASRALDAGAAAVIAPMINSVEDARRFASFVKFPPLGSRSWGPHRAQLLSGLSVGDYVAQANGFSLAIAMIETRAALQAVDAILDEPGIDGVLVGPADLSIALSDGAGLDPMGPAVQEALRHVAACCKARGKFASVFCHSPERAVELSEMGYRLMAVMSDRMMLRAAAGQALAVVRTGRAT is encoded by the coding sequence ATGTCGGTCATCGCGGATCTCGCGCGGCGGCTCGCCGCCGGCCAGCCGCTGTTCAGCGCCTGGTGCGGCACGCCCGACGCCGGCATCGCCGAACTGCTGGCGGGGGAGGGGTTCGACGCCGTCGTGCTGGACATGCAGCACGGCCCGATCGGCTTCGAAACCATGACGCAGATGATCGCCGGCGTCGCGGCGCTCGGCAGGCCGTCCATCGTCCGCGTCCCGGTGGAAGCCTTCGCCACCGCCTCGCGCGCGCTCGATGCCGGGGCCGCCGCGGTCATCGCGCCGATGATCAATTCGGTGGAGGATGCCCGCCGCTTCGCCTCCTTCGTCAAGTTCCCGCCGCTCGGCAGCCGGAGCTGGGGACCGCACCGGGCGCAGCTCCTCTCCGGCCTGTCGGTCGGCGACTATGTGGCGCAGGCCAACGGCTTCTCGCTGGCCATCGCGATGATCGAGACGCGGGCGGCGCTGCAGGCGGTCGACGCCATCCTGGACGAGCCGGGGATCGACGGCGTGCTGGTCGGGCCGGCCGACCTGTCGATCGCGCTGTCGGACGGCGCCGGCCTCGATCCGATGGGACCGGCGGTGCAGGAGGCGCTGCGCCACGTCGCCGCCTGCTGCAAGGCCAGGGGCAAGTTCGCCAGCGTCTTCTGCCACAGCCCGGAACGCGCGGTGGAGCTGTCGGAGATGGGCTACCGCCTGATGGCGGTGATGAGCGACCGCATGATGCTGCGCGCCGCGGCCGGGCAGGCGCTCGCCGTGGTGCGGACGGGCAGGGCGACGTAA